Within the Methanobacterium sp. BRmetb2 genome, the region TAAAGAAGTTCAATCTTCACTTCAGGAACGTGGCATAAACATGTTAATTCTTAATGAATCCCCTGAAATCGGTGCCTCCAGGTTAGGGCGTGATGCATCATTAGCCGTAGTAGATGGTGGTTATCTAAAAATAGAAAAGCATTGGAGAGCATACACCGCAGAAAATGTGAAATGTCCACTGATACAGGTGGAAAGTAATGTGGTGGTACCAGTTGAAACTGCATCCCCCAAAGAGGAGTATTCAGCAGCAACCCTCAGAAGAAAGTTAAACAAAATCCTAAATGATTTTTTAGTTCCCCTCCAAAGAAAAACACTTAAAAAAGACCCATATGAAATTAAAATTCCTTCTTTTGATATAATTGATATTGATAAGGCTATTAAAAAGCTTGAAGTAGATGAAACAGTTCGAGAAGTTGTTTTTTACCAGGGAGGTGCCCGTGCTGCTTTAATTAAATTAAAAAATTTTCTACAAACCAAGATAGATAGGTTTGGAGATCTTAGAAATGACCCCACACAGAATTATTTATCCCATCTAAGCCCTTATCTGCATTTTGGACAAATATCTCCCCTTTACATTGCCCTGGAAGCTATAAAAACTGACAGTCCTGGTGTTGAAAGTTTTCTTGAAGAACTGATTGTTAGACGAGAATTAAGCATGAATTACGTCTATTATAACCCAAATTATGATTCCATTCTAGGGTTACCAGAATGG harbors:
- a CDS encoding deoxyribodipyrimidine photolyase, which codes for MIQEERITHLNNKKIIEGAYVLYWMQSSQREHYNHALEYSILQANKLNLPLMVYFGLTDNFPEANRRHYYFMLEGLKEVQSSLQERGINMLILNESPEIGASRLGRDASLAVVDGGYLKIEKHWRAYTAENVKCPLIQVESNVVVPVETASPKEEYSAATLRRKLNKILNDFLVPLQRKTLKKDPYEIKIPSFDIIDIDKAIKKLEVDETVREVVFYQGGARAALIKLKNFLQTKIDRFGDLRNDPTQNYLSHLSPYLHFGQISPLYIALEAIKTDSPGVESFLEELIVRRELSMNYVYYNPNYDSILGLPEWPRKTLYEHENDKREYIYTLEELEYAQTHDPYWNAAQKEMMVRGKMHGYMRMYWGKKILEWTETPDKAFKIAIYLNNKYEIDGRDANGYTGVAWCFGKHDRAWKERKVFGKVRYMNANGLRRKFKIENYVEEIDEIEKLEG